A genome region from Pseudomonas pergaminensis includes the following:
- the nuoM gene encoding NADH-quinone oxidoreductase subunit M, producing MILPWLILIPFIGGLLCWMGERFGATLPRWIALLTMSLELALGLWLWARGDYSFAPAPGVDPTFALEFKHVWIQRFGINVHLALDGLSLLMILLTGLLGILSVLCSWKEIQRHVGFFHLNLMWILGGVVGVFLALDLFMFFFFWEMMLVPMYFLIALWGHSSSDGKKTRIYAATKFFIFTQASGLIMLVAILGLVLVNFNNTGVITFNYADLLKTKMSLTTEYVLMLGFFIAFAVKLPVVPFHSWLPDAHAQAPTAGSVDLAGILLKTAAYGLLRFALPLFPNASAEFAPIAMTLGLIGIFYGAFLAFAQTDIKRLIAFSSVSHMGFVLIGIYSGSQLALQGAVIQMLAHGVSAAALFILSGQLYERLHTRDMREMGGVWSRIAYLPAISLFFAAASLGLPGTGNFIGEFLILMGAFVQTPWISAIATSGLVFGSVYSLIMIHRAYFGPAKSDTVLQGMDARELIMVLGLAVLLIYIGVYPQPFLDTSAATMHGVQQWFGTAFSQLASAR from the coding sequence ATGATTCTGCCCTGGCTAATCCTGATCCCCTTTATCGGCGGCCTGCTCTGCTGGATGGGTGAACGCTTCGGCGCCACCCTCCCCCGCTGGATTGCGTTGCTGACCATGTCCCTGGAACTCGCACTCGGCCTCTGGCTGTGGGCCCGTGGCGACTATTCATTTGCTCCGGCACCGGGTGTCGATCCGACCTTCGCGCTTGAATTCAAGCACGTGTGGATCCAACGCTTCGGCATCAACGTGCACCTGGCCCTGGACGGCCTGTCGCTGTTGATGATCCTGCTGACCGGCCTGCTGGGTATCCTTTCGGTACTCTGCTCCTGGAAAGAGATCCAGCGTCACGTGGGCTTCTTCCACCTGAACCTGATGTGGATCCTGGGCGGTGTCGTCGGCGTGTTCCTCGCCCTCGACCTGTTCATGTTCTTCTTCTTCTGGGAAATGATGCTGGTGCCGATGTACTTCCTCATCGCGCTCTGGGGTCACAGTTCTTCGGACGGCAAGAAAACCCGGATCTACGCGGCGACCAAGTTCTTCATCTTCACCCAGGCTTCCGGCCTGATCATGTTGGTGGCGATCCTGGGCCTGGTACTGGTCAACTTCAACAACACCGGCGTGATTACCTTCAACTACGCCGACCTGTTGAAGACCAAGATGTCGCTGACCACCGAGTACGTGCTGATGCTGGGCTTCTTCATCGCCTTCGCGGTGAAGCTGCCGGTGGTGCCGTTCCACTCCTGGCTGCCTGACGCTCACGCCCAGGCGCCGACCGCAGGTTCTGTGGACCTGGCCGGTATCCTGTTGAAGACTGCGGCCTACGGCCTGCTGCGTTTCGCCCTGCCGCTGTTCCCGAATGCCTCGGCGGAGTTCGCGCCGATCGCCATGACCCTGGGTCTGATCGGGATCTTCTACGGTGCGTTCCTGGCGTTCGCGCAAACCGATATCAAGCGTCTGATTGCCTTCTCGTCCGTTTCCCACATGGGTTTCGTACTGATCGGCATCTACTCCGGCAGCCAACTGGCGTTGCAGGGTGCAGTCATCCAGATGCTGGCCCACGGTGTCTCGGCCGCTGCCCTCTTTATCCTGAGTGGCCAGTTGTACGAGCGCCTGCACACCCGTGACATGCGTGAAATGGGTGGCGTGTGGTCGCGCATCGCGTACCTGCCGGCGATCAGCCTGTTCTTCGCCGCCGCGTCCCTGGGCTTGCCAGGCACCGGCAACTTCATCGGCGAGTTCTTGATCCTGATGGGTGCATTCGTGCAAACACCGTGGATCAGTGCGATTGCTACCTCCGGCCTGGTGTTTGGTTCGGTTTACTCGCTGATCATGATCCACCGCGCCTACTTCGGCCCGGCCAAGTCCGACACCGTCCTGCAAGGGATGGATGCTCGCGAACTGATCATGGTGCTCGGCCTTGCGGTGCTGCTGATCTACATCGGCGTGTACCCGCAACCGTTCCTGGACACTTCTGCCGCGACGATGCATGGCGTGCAGCAGTGGTTCGGCACCGCCTTCTCTCAACTCGCTTCGGCCCGGTAA
- a CDS encoding SphA family protein — translation MNPTRALHPLQFALLSLISLPTLATEGGVDNIGPGTDGFYILPLDVNNLPDHMFAFNLYYNHYEARKLDISSLGGKVSEVRIKSDAIIPRLDYLSPVRIFGGRLGGYVAQPYLKQQVALFGMSDTRESMGDTTVAPIILWDLGPSLTLGAAVEITLPTGEYDASRLANTSNNFYTYKPLVSATWMPTARTELSIKTTYSFNKENHDTDYRSGQIFHFDYSASYKVTDNLSLGVNGYYLKQTTDDKQYGHTVVNILGEEVNDGVRGQVFAIGPAVYFTFLKYASAEVRWAKEFDVENRPEGNMLWAKLTIPFAL, via the coding sequence ATGAACCCCACCCGTGCGCTTCACCCGCTGCAATTCGCCCTGTTGAGCCTGATCAGCCTGCCCACCCTGGCCACCGAAGGCGGCGTCGACAACATCGGTCCCGGCACCGATGGGTTCTACATCCTGCCCCTGGATGTGAACAACCTGCCGGACCATATGTTCGCCTTCAACCTCTACTACAACCACTACGAGGCCAGGAAGTTGGACATCAGCTCCCTGGGCGGCAAGGTCTCCGAGGTGCGCATCAAGTCGGACGCGATCATCCCGCGCCTGGACTACCTGAGCCCCGTGCGTATTTTCGGCGGGCGCCTAGGTGGCTATGTCGCGCAGCCGTACCTCAAGCAGCAGGTGGCGCTGTTCGGAATGTCCGACACGCGAGAAAGCATGGGCGACACCACGGTGGCGCCGATCATCCTGTGGGACCTGGGACCCAGCCTGACGTTGGGCGCCGCAGTGGAAATCACCCTGCCCACCGGCGAGTACGACGCTTCGCGGCTGGCCAATACCAGCAACAATTTCTACACCTACAAGCCGTTGGTGTCGGCGACCTGGATGCCTACTGCGCGTACTGAGTTGTCGATCAAGACCACTTACAGTTTCAACAAGGAAAACCACGATACCGACTACCGGTCCGGGCAGATTTTTCACTTCGATTATTCGGCCAGCTACAAGGTCACCGATAACCTGAGCCTGGGTGTGAATGGCTATTACCTCAAGCAGACGACCGACGATAAGCAGTACGGGCATACGGTGGTGAATATCTTGGGTGAAGAGGTGAATGATGGTGTGCGGGGGCAGGTGTTTGCGATTGGACCGGCGGTGTATTTCACCTTTTTGAAGTACGCGAGTGCGGAGGTGCGGTGGGCCAAGGAGTTTGATGTGGAGAATCGGCCGGAGGGGAATATGTTGTGGGCTAAGTTGACGATTCCTTTTGCTTTGTGA
- a CDS encoding AraC family transcriptional regulator has protein sequence MQRKAVDPQFELALVSPFLLQTLGQVVAQKGASADALRRGLGFTLGDLDDPAQRISYRQAVAMIQRALKVLPDQGLGLWVGNQNVLGTLGLLGHVISLCKTLRDAFAIGERHQHTSGGIATTRTLEGADEVFVDVECLLPYAEVQVFAAEEFFASLMVYGRTLVGPAFMPLRMEFVHAPPPYAAEYRRLFGDDVRFGCLHNRMVLAPHWMDARLPNHHALALRQALELLELESAQLHQKMDLIQAVERAISRDLQGSQLEKVASDLNMSGRTLRRRLTEHGLTFEALLEQVRRARTMGLLGNPGLSIERITEEVGYSDVRSFRRAFKRWTGVSPSAFRGGAL, from the coding sequence ATGCAAAGGAAAGCCGTAGACCCGCAATTCGAGCTGGCGCTTGTGTCGCCGTTCCTGTTGCAGACCCTCGGGCAGGTGGTGGCGCAAAAGGGCGCCAGTGCCGACGCCCTGCGCCGTGGCCTGGGGTTTACCCTGGGCGACCTGGACGACCCGGCCCAACGCATCTCCTATCGCCAGGCTGTGGCGATGATCCAGCGTGCGCTCAAGGTTCTGCCTGATCAGGGACTGGGCCTGTGGGTGGGCAACCAGAATGTGCTCGGCACCCTGGGGTTGCTCGGTCATGTGATTTCCCTGTGCAAGACCTTGCGCGATGCCTTCGCGATCGGCGAGCGCCACCAGCACACCTCGGGCGGCATCGCCACCACCCGCACCCTTGAGGGCGCCGATGAGGTGTTTGTCGACGTCGAGTGCCTGTTGCCCTATGCCGAGGTGCAGGTGTTTGCCGCAGAAGAATTCTTCGCCAGCCTCATGGTGTATGGCCGTACGCTGGTGGGGCCGGCATTCATGCCGCTGCGCATGGAGTTCGTGCATGCGCCACCGCCTTATGCCGCCGAGTACCGGCGCCTGTTTGGTGACGACGTGCGCTTTGGCTGCCTGCACAACCGCATGGTGCTGGCGCCGCACTGGATGGATGCGCGCTTGCCCAACCATCACGCCCTCGCATTGCGCCAGGCCTTGGAATTGCTGGAGCTGGAAAGCGCCCAGCTGCACCAGAAGATGGACCTTATCCAGGCGGTCGAACGCGCGATTTCCCGCGACCTGCAGGGCAGTCAACTGGAGAAGGTCGCCAGCGACTTGAACATGAGTGGCCGCACCCTGCGCCGGCGCTTGACCGAGCATGGCCTGACCTTCGAAGCCTTGCTGGAGCAAGTGCGACGCGCGCGGACCATGGGCCTGCTGGGCAACCCGGGGTTGTCTATCGAACGGATCACGGAAGAGGTGGGTTACAGCGATGTGCGCAGTTTTCGGCGGGCGTTCAAACGGTGGACGGGGGTGAGCCCCAGCGCATTTCGCGGGGGGGCGTTATAG
- the nuoN gene encoding NADH-quinone oxidoreductase subunit NuoN: MEFTIQHFIALAPLLITSLTIVVVMLAIAWRRNHSQTFLLSCAGLNLALLSIIPALKVAPLAVTPLMMVDDFALLYIALILVATLACVTLAHAYMGEGGTGYPGNKEELYLLILLAAAGGIVLVSAQHLAGLFIGLELLSIPTYGLVAYAFFNKRSLEAGIKYMVLSAAGSAFLLFGMALLYAEAGSLSFTGIGHALATTNMPAPIAQLGLAMMLIGLAFKLSLVPFHLWTPDVYEGAPAPVAAFLATASKVAVFAVMVRLFQISPAANTGVLSTVLTVIAIASILFGNLLALTQNNLKRLLGYSSIAHFGYLLIALVASKGLAVEAMGVYLVTYVITSLGAFGVITLMSSPFKGRDADALYEYRGLFWRRPYLTAVLTVMMLSLAGIPLTAGFIGKFYIVATGVEAHEWWLVASLVLGSAIGVFYYLRVMVTLYLIEPNLRRVDAELHWEQKAGGVMLLAIALLAFFLGVYPQPLLTLVQHAVLGV; this comes from the coding sequence ATGGAATTCACGATCCAACACTTTATCGCGCTTGCGCCGCTGCTGATTACCAGCCTCACCATCGTGGTGGTGATGCTGGCAATCGCCTGGCGCCGCAATCACTCGCAAACGTTCCTGCTGTCCTGTGCCGGTCTGAACCTGGCCCTGCTGTCGATCATCCCGGCCCTCAAGGTCGCGCCACTGGCGGTCACGCCATTGATGATGGTGGATGACTTCGCGTTGCTGTATATCGCGCTGATCCTGGTCGCGACCCTGGCCTGCGTCACCCTCGCCCACGCCTATATGGGCGAAGGCGGCACCGGTTACCCAGGCAACAAGGAAGAGCTGTACCTGCTGATCCTGCTGGCCGCGGCCGGTGGCATCGTGCTGGTCAGCGCACAGCACCTGGCGGGCCTGTTCATCGGCCTGGAACTGCTGTCGATCCCGACCTACGGCTTAGTGGCCTACGCCTTCTTCAACAAGCGCTCCCTGGAAGCCGGCATCAAGTACATGGTGCTGTCGGCCGCCGGTTCCGCGTTCCTGTTGTTCGGTATGGCCCTGCTCTACGCCGAAGCCGGCAGCCTGAGCTTCACCGGTATCGGTCACGCCCTGGCCACCACCAACATGCCTGCGCCAATCGCCCAACTGGGCCTGGCCATGATGCTGATCGGCCTGGCGTTCAAGCTGTCGCTGGTGCCCTTCCACCTGTGGACCCCGGACGTGTACGAAGGCGCCCCGGCGCCAGTGGCTGCGTTCCTGGCCACCGCGTCGAAAGTGGCAGTGTTCGCGGTAATGGTGCGTCTGTTCCAGATCTCCCCTGCCGCCAACACCGGTGTGCTGAGCACCGTACTGACCGTGATCGCCATCGCGTCGATCCTGTTCGGTAACCTGCTGGCCCTGACCCAGAACAACCTCAAGCGTCTGCTGGGTTACTCGTCCATCGCTCACTTCGGCTACCTGCTGATAGCCCTGGTGGCGAGCAAAGGCCTGGCCGTGGAAGCCATGGGCGTGTACCTGGTCACCTACGTGATCACCAGCCTCGGCGCGTTCGGCGTGATCACGCTGATGTCATCGCCGTTCAAAGGCCGTGACGCCGACGCCCTGTACGAATACCGTGGCCTGTTCTGGCGCCGTCCGTACCTGACCGCCGTACTGACCGTGATGATGCTGTCCCTGGCCGGTATCCCGCTGACTGCCGGCTTTATCGGCAAGTTCTACATCGTCGCCACCGGCGTCGAAGCGCACGAGTGGTGGTTGGTGGCGTCCCTGGTGTTGGGCAGCGCTATCGGCGTGTTCTACTACCTGCGCGTGATGGTCACCCTGTACCTGATCGAGCCAAACCTGCGCCGCGTGGATGCCGAGCTGCACTGGGAACAGAAGGCAGGCGGCGTGATGCTGCTGGCCATCGCCCTGCTCGCGTTCTTCCTGGGCGTGTACCCACAACCGTTGCTCACCCTGGTGCAGCACGCGGTGCTGGGCGTTTGA